The uncultured Desulfuromonas sp. genome has a segment encoding these proteins:
- a CDS encoding polysaccharide pyruvyl transferase family protein — protein sequence MQKPLKVYWSSGLKNGQKNFGDWLSPVLCEAIAGRKVEYAKPKSCDLVAVGSILHRLKNHFWTHRVHVWGSGLIQEQAAFRSPHTFDAVRGKYTAALIKNQPIKAMGDPGLLSDILLPDKPCQKNYRVGIVPHYVDQKHPAVVEFLKQSGVTFIDIFSETIDFLEQVARCEIILSSSLHGLIIADALNIPNAWLKLSERVRGNDFKFADYYSVFGLEGIQPYPFNEQTVVEDLDGLRESYQRPGIETIKKQLYDAFPFRG from the coding sequence ATGCAAAAGCCGCTGAAAGTCTATTGGTCGTCCGGTTTGAAAAACGGCCAAAAGAATTTTGGGGATTGGTTGTCGCCGGTTTTATGCGAGGCGATTGCCGGACGCAAGGTGGAGTACGCCAAGCCCAAAAGCTGCGACCTTGTCGCGGTCGGCAGCATTCTTCATCGGCTGAAAAATCACTTCTGGACCCATCGCGTCCACGTGTGGGGCAGTGGTCTGATTCAGGAACAGGCAGCTTTTCGCAGCCCACATACCTTTGACGCTGTTCGCGGCAAATACACGGCGGCCCTGATCAAGAACCAGCCGATCAAGGCCATGGGTGATCCCGGCCTGCTCAGCGACATCCTGCTACCCGACAAGCCGTGTCAAAAAAACTACCGCGTCGGAATCGTTCCGCATTATGTCGATCAAAAACATCCTGCGGTTGTCGAATTTCTCAAGCAATCGGGTGTCACGTTTATTGATATTTTTTCCGAAACGATTGACTTCCTTGAGCAGGTAGCGCGCTGTGAAATCATTCTCTCTTCCAGCCTGCATGGACTCATTATTGCCGACGCTCTGAATATCCCGAATGCCTGGCTCAAACTCTCCGAACGGGTACGGGGCAATGATTTCAAATTCGCGGATTATTATTCGGTCTTTGGACTGGAGGGAATTCAACCTTATCCGTTCAATGAACAAACCGTGGTTGAGGACCTGGACGGATTACGCGAAAGTTATCAGAGACCGGGGATAGAAACGATCAAAAAACAGCTCTACGACGCCTTTCCCTTCCGCGGTTAA
- a CDS encoding carbamoyltransferase, with the protein MPKVILGLSGALTHDPSAALYIDDKLVAAAEEERFIRDKHAKNRMPLEATKFCLDFAGIKPEDVDIVAFPFSEIGLDRPDRWHYAKRYWYAPDRSLTALFNGNRRYHRNIANVKNMLQQVGIRWDNIEFVPVEHHLAHASSAYHLSGFQGKTAILGIDGKGEYATTFFGYGENGKIHKIKEFYDPDSLGGLYGAMTEYLGFEMLDGEFKVMGMAPYGDPKKYDFSRLATFENGELTVNTELVNTVGYRRYKEDGKGYYFSPKLIDWLGPKRQGDNADEPYIDYAACIQGLFEKLSLEMIDYYLKDILQETGQLCFAGGSALNVKLNQYIMDLPYVKELFVQPAASDAGTAIGAASYAAHLHGIQVEKLKHVYLGPQYTNEECIAACEAHPEKPQWEKIDNIPETVAEILTQGQPVAWFQGRMEFGPRALGCRSILGCPSVPGVADRINEQIKYRERWRPFCPSVLDTVAEDLLQTNHPAPYMTFTFKVNPAWNERIPEVIHEDGTSRAQVVTEDTNPRYYALLKELEKRTGNGVALNTSLNRRGEPMVCAPQDALNMFYGSDLPYLVMEDILVRKVEK; encoded by the coding sequence ATGCCCAAAGTAATTCTTGGACTGTCTGGAGCACTGACCCACGATCCTTCCGCGGCACTGTACATTGACGACAAACTGGTCGCTGCCGCTGAAGAGGAACGCTTTATCCGCGATAAACACGCTAAAAACCGCATGCCCCTCGAAGCCACAAAATTCTGCCTCGACTTTGCCGGCATCAAACCTGAAGACGTCGACATTGTCGCCTTCCCGTTCAGTGAAATCGGCCTGGACCGCCCGGATCGCTGGCATTACGCCAAACGCTACTGGTATGCACCTGACCGCTCACTGACCGCTTTGTTTAACGGCAACCGTCGTTATCATCGCAACATTGCTAATGTCAAAAACATGCTCCAGCAGGTCGGTATCCGTTGGGACAACATCGAGTTTGTTCCGGTTGAACACCATCTGGCCCACGCCAGCAGTGCTTACCACCTCAGCGGATTTCAGGGCAAAACCGCGATTCTCGGCATTGACGGCAAGGGGGAATACGCCACCACCTTTTTCGGTTACGGCGAGAATGGCAAGATCCACAAAATTAAGGAATTTTACGATCCCGATTCTCTCGGTGGTCTCTACGGAGCCATGACCGAATATCTTGGTTTCGAAATGCTCGACGGCGAGTTCAAAGTGATGGGCATGGCCCCTTACGGCGATCCGAAAAAATATGATTTTTCGCGGCTGGCCACATTCGAAAACGGCGAACTGACCGTCAACACCGAACTGGTCAACACGGTCGGGTACCGTCGCTATAAAGAAGACGGCAAAGGCTATTACTTCAGCCCCAAACTGATCGACTGGCTGGGTCCTAAACGTCAGGGTGACAATGCCGACGAACCCTACATTGACTATGCCGCCTGTATTCAGGGTCTGTTCGAAAAACTCTCTTTGGAGATGATCGACTATTATCTGAAAGACATCCTTCAGGAAACCGGCCAGCTGTGTTTTGCCGGTGGCAGCGCGCTTAACGTCAAGCTCAACCAGTACATCATGGACCTGCCTTATGTGAAGGAATTGTTCGTCCAACCTGCCGCCTCAGATGCCGGAACCGCCATCGGCGCCGCATCTTATGCTGCGCACCTGCACGGCATCCAGGTGGAAAAACTCAAGCACGTCTACCTCGGCCCTCAATACACCAACGAAGAATGCATTGCCGCCTGTGAAGCCCACCCGGAGAAACCGCAGTGGGAAAAGATCGACAACATCCCGGAAACCGTGGCGGAGATTCTCACCCAAGGCCAGCCCGTTGCCTGGTTTCAGGGCCGCATGGAATTTGGCCCGCGTGCACTCGGCTGCCGCAGCATTCTCGGCTGTCCGAGCGTACCCGGCGTGGCCGACCGCATCAACGAGCAGATCAAATACCGTGAACGCTGGCGGCCTTTCTGTCCCAGTGTCCTCGATACCGTTGCGGAAGACCTGTTGCAGACCAACCATCCAGCGCCTTATATGACCTTTACCTTCAAGGTCAATCCGGCCTGGAATGAACGGATTCCCGAGGTCATTCACGAAGACGGCACGTCGCGTGCCCAAGTGGTCACCGAAGACACCAACCCGCGCTACTATGCCCTGCTCAAGGAGCTGGAGAAACGCACCGGCAACGGCGTCGCCCTCAACACCTCCCTCAACCGCCGCGGTGAACCGATGGTGTGTGCACCGCAAGATGCGCTGAACATGTTTTATGGGTCCGATCTGCCCTATCTGGTGATGGAAGACATTCTGGTGCGCAAGGTGGAGAAATAG
- a CDS encoding lipopolysaccharide kinase InaA family protein, giving the protein MTAIPHACPFSITLDRTDQAQIVCDEVLRDLPQKRCVLRGTWNQQQVLVKLFLHRTSAKRHWHREKHGIERLLQAGITTPSLLFSGELTDRTPVLVFTFIPEAISALQAWQRCRSNDERLTLLTRLVTEVARQHEHGLWQQDLHLANFLIAGDTIFTIDGDAITGNKDQSPLAPQPSTDNLALFWAQISPRFDALLPSVIQHYVEQRQLTTESIEQVQQRLSVQRQKRRLKYVAKAFRTCSEFLRRRQGRLDMIQRRDLPDSFMARFKTDPDQLVASGTLLKDGNSATVVRFTTPDGDWVIKRYNIKTFWHGLKRCLRRTRASVSWGNAHRLKISGISTPSAVAMAEKRFGPLRLTGYYVCDFVEGRDVADYFSAENEPTGQRLDTANQLIELFRIFLQLGIVHGDCKATNFLVADQGIAVIDLDAMWEPRSRNRFHKLYRRDRNRFLRNWKADSALYRWFDRHLPQPGDI; this is encoded by the coding sequence CCTGCGTGGAACATGGAATCAGCAGCAGGTTCTGGTAAAACTGTTTCTTCATCGCACTTCAGCAAAACGGCATTGGCACCGGGAAAAACACGGCATTGAAAGACTCCTCCAGGCCGGCATTACCACACCGTCGCTGCTCTTCTCCGGTGAATTGACAGACCGCACGCCCGTTCTGGTTTTTACCTTCATCCCTGAAGCGATTTCCGCCCTGCAGGCCTGGCAGAGGTGCCGTTCAAACGACGAACGCCTCACCCTGCTGACCCGATTAGTCACCGAGGTTGCCCGGCAACATGAACACGGCTTATGGCAACAGGATCTTCATCTGGCTAACTTTTTGATCGCCGGGGACACCATTTTCACCATTGATGGCGACGCCATCACCGGCAATAAGGATCAAAGCCCATTAGCCCCACAACCAAGCACCGACAACCTGGCACTGTTCTGGGCTCAAATTTCGCCCCGCTTTGACGCCCTGTTGCCGTCCGTCATCCAACACTACGTCGAGCAACGTCAGCTGACGACCGAATCAATCGAACAGGTGCAGCAGCGACTCAGTGTTCAAAGGCAGAAAAGACGTCTTAAATACGTGGCCAAAGCATTCCGCACCTGCAGTGAATTCCTCCGCCGCCGACAGGGCCGTCTCGACATGATTCAACGCCGGGATCTCCCGGACAGTTTCATGGCCCGGTTTAAAACCGATCCGGATCAACTGGTTGCTTCCGGGACCCTGCTCAAAGACGGCAACAGCGCAACGGTGGTGCGATTCACCACGCCAGATGGCGACTGGGTGATCAAACGCTACAATATCAAGACGTTCTGGCATGGACTCAAGCGTTGCCTGCGCCGCACCCGAGCATCTGTCTCCTGGGGGAATGCGCACCGCTTGAAGATCAGCGGAATATCAACCCCTTCAGCCGTTGCCATGGCCGAAAAACGGTTTGGTCCTTTACGCTTAACAGGGTATTATGTGTGCGACTTTGTTGAAGGCAGGGATGTCGCCGACTATTTTTCTGCCGAAAACGAACCGACGGGACAACGACTCGATACGGCCAACCAGCTGATCGAGCTGTTCCGCATTTTCTTGCAACTCGGCATTGTTCACGGTGACTGCAAAGCCACCAATTTTCTGGTGGCGGATCAAGGCATTGCCGTGATTGATTTGGATGCCATGTGGGAACCGCGTTCCCGCAACCGTTTTCACAAACTGTACCGGCGGGATCGAAACCGTTTTCTGCGCAACTGGAAAGCCGACTCGGCTCTGTATCGCTGGTTTGACCGTCATCTGCCACAACCTGGTGACATCTGA
- a CDS encoding glycosyltransferase family 39 protein: MREFLLRHRALLLIMALSFSLKLLFLWQGEVVNPDSATYIAAAQKHAQGMYAEGLRYYQMPFYPLLLAGMHAVFPNWIVAGQLLTVIPLVLCLWPLYAVTSRLFDRHAAAASTLLFAVLPSFNVAATSIKRDPLFLLFSVTALLCLVLCYQERRWHFALLFVLMSVLAILTRIEGVLLPLVGVLSFFLLRRKLGWSRKAVIGYLVAVSLLPVTLWAILAAFQRFGIVSPSRLDELALWGKSLMSLDFLSGYQHMMARLKEIQQTLPGDDLHNNLLETTRHYAPLIYALGLLELLGKALFPTSLVALWARRGQRVPQVMERSLLTAVIAGVLLLNLLFSLKSNFTTERYVWLAVVGLVPWVGQGIIVCVQRFGTRTLGVLLVLVFFIGTPLAATFEKLAAPQDRTVVFAGEWLKTFDSQDELRTFYNDRRLPLYSHRVADVNRVRSLEWLQLHGKKRKDIDFIALYLSNKKNETTSIDGFQTIKTFSGAQKTVVLLQRVNN, from the coding sequence ATGCGTGAATTTCTTTTACGCCATCGTGCTTTGCTCTTGATCATGGCGCTCTCCTTCAGCCTGAAGTTGCTGTTTCTCTGGCAAGGGGAGGTGGTTAATCCGGATTCGGCGACCTATATCGCCGCCGCTCAGAAGCACGCCCAAGGAATGTATGCCGAAGGGCTGCGCTACTATCAGATGCCGTTCTATCCACTGTTGTTGGCGGGTATGCATGCGGTGTTTCCCAACTGGATCGTTGCCGGGCAGCTGTTGACGGTTATTCCTCTGGTCCTTTGTCTGTGGCCGCTTTACGCCGTGACGTCCCGTTTATTCGACCGCCATGCTGCGGCGGCATCAACCTTGTTGTTTGCGGTGTTGCCCTCTTTTAATGTCGCGGCTACCTCCATCAAGCGCGATCCGCTGTTTCTGCTGTTCAGTGTGACGGCACTGCTCTGTCTCGTGCTGTGCTACCAGGAGCGCCGCTGGCATTTTGCTCTGTTGTTCGTCCTGATGTCTGTTTTGGCCATTTTGACCCGCATTGAGGGCGTGTTGCTGCCCCTGGTGGGCGTCCTGTCCTTTTTTCTGCTGCGCAGAAAACTGGGTTGGTCACGTAAGGCTGTCATCGGCTACCTTGTTGCCGTCAGTCTGCTGCCCGTCACCCTTTGGGCGATTCTTGCCGCGTTTCAACGGTTCGGCATCGTGTCCCCTTCTCGGTTAGACGAACTTGCCCTTTGGGGTAAGTCGTTGATGTCGCTTGATTTTCTTTCAGGCTACCAGCACATGATGGCGCGGTTGAAAGAGATACAACAGACATTGCCCGGTGATGATCTGCACAATAACCTGCTCGAGACCACGCGTCATTATGCCCCATTGATTTATGCTCTCGGTCTGCTGGAGTTACTGGGAAAAGCACTGTTCCCAACCTCGCTGGTCGCCTTATGGGCCAGGCGCGGGCAAAGAGTGCCGCAGGTGATGGAGCGCAGCCTGCTCACGGCTGTTATTGCCGGTGTGCTTTTGCTCAATTTGCTTTTCAGCTTGAAAAGCAATTTTACCACCGAACGTTATGTGTGGCTGGCGGTTGTTGGTCTGGTGCCTTGGGTAGGGCAGGGAATTATTGTGTGTGTTCAACGCTTTGGTACGCGCACACTTGGCGTGCTCCTGGTGCTGGTGTTTTTTATCGGGACACCTCTCGCCGCCACCTTTGAAAAACTTGCTGCGCCACAGGATCGCACGGTTGTCTTTGCGGGAGAGTGGTTGAAAACATTCGATTCCCAAGATGAATTGCGGACATTTTACAATGACCGCCGCCTGCCTCTTTATTCACACCGTGTGGCGGACGTCAACAGGGTTCGTTCGTTGGAATGGTTGCAGCTCCACGGCAAGAAGCGAAAAGACATTGATTTCATCGCCCTTTATCTCTCCAATAAAAAAAATGAGACGACGAGTATTGATGGATTCCAGACGATCAAAACGTTTTCTGGGGCTCAAAAAACCGTTGTTCTCCTCCAGAGGGTAAATAATTGA
- the rfaP gene encoding lipopolysaccharide core heptose(I) kinase RfaP: MIVLPSSWQQQWHGRDYFEVVLGLEGEEYRNMDGRRTFRFEKDGRGYFAKVYSGLGWKRIFKSLLAFKRPPVLTAANEWRAIRRLEELGIDTMSLVGYGERGSDPARRQSFIITEELTPTESLEDFCRNWRQEPPPVVLKRALVRKLAHISKQLHDHGVNHRDYYLCHFLLDLSGGREQLQPDDLTLYLIDLHRVQFRRRLPQRWRLKDLAALYFSSMEIGLTQRDLYRFIEIYTDLPLRQALQTHTSLWQQIARRGAQLMERYNRKYRPHA; the protein is encoded by the coding sequence ATGATCGTGTTACCGAGTTCCTGGCAGCAACAATGGCATGGGCGCGATTATTTTGAGGTCGTCCTCGGACTTGAAGGGGAAGAGTACCGCAACATGGATGGCCGTCGGACGTTTCGTTTCGAGAAGGACGGCCGTGGATATTTTGCCAAAGTCTATTCCGGGCTGGGCTGGAAGCGGATCTTTAAAAGTTTACTGGCTTTTAAACGGCCGCCTGTGCTCACCGCAGCCAATGAATGGCGGGCGATTCGTCGTTTGGAGGAGCTGGGCATCGATACCATGTCGCTGGTCGGTTATGGTGAACGCGGCAGTGATCCGGCAAGAAGGCAATCCTTTATCATTACGGAAGAGTTGACGCCGACGGAGAGCCTGGAAGACTTCTGTCGTAACTGGCGTCAAGAACCACCGCCCGTTGTTCTCAAGCGGGCGCTGGTGCGTAAACTGGCCCATATCTCGAAACAACTTCACGATCATGGCGTCAATCATCGCGACTATTACCTGTGCCATTTTCTTCTCGACCTCTCCGGGGGACGGGAACAGTTGCAGCCTGATGACCTGACCCTGTACCTGATTGATCTGCATCGTGTTCAGTTCAGGCGGCGGTTGCCGCAACGCTGGCGGTTGAAAGATCTGGCTGCTCTGTATTTTTCCAGCATGGAGATCGGCTTGACACAACGGGATCTCTATCGATTTATTGAGATCTATACCGACCTTCCGTTGCGGCAGGCGTTGCAGACGCATACGTCATTGTGGCAGCAAATTGCACGTCGCGGTGCTCAACTGATGGAACGCTATAACCGAAAGTATCGCCCCCATGCGTGA